In Terriglobus sp. TAA 43, a single window of DNA contains:
- a CDS encoding helix-turn-helix transcriptional regulator, with protein sequence MGKSPCSESVFDPLISEACNLIHLNLGRAISLTALASAVHRSPSRFAHRFKDATGVPLRRYILWCRIRVAVEAAVRGSSLTEAAYAAGFSDSAHLSRTFRSTFGIAPSLLFKRDQLRVTFME encoded by the coding sequence ATGGGCAAGTCTCCGTGCTCGGAATCGGTCTTCGATCCATTGATCTCGGAAGCGTGTAACCTGATCCACCTAAATCTTGGAAGAGCCATATCCTTAACAGCCCTCGCGTCGGCGGTCCATCGTTCACCCAGCCGCTTCGCACATCGATTCAAAGACGCTACTGGAGTTCCGCTTCGGCGCTACATCTTGTGGTGTCGCATACGTGTCGCTGTCGAAGCCGCCGTGCGCGGATCCAGCCTGACTGAAGCAGCGTATGCTGCCGGATTTTCGGATTCTGCGCATCTCTCACGAACTTTTCGCTCCACGTTTGGAATCGCTCCATCGCTGCTCTTCAAACGCGATCAGTTGCGTGTCACGTTTATGGAGTAG
- a CDS encoding sugar phosphate isomerase/epimerase, with protein MELNRRTFCKSAVFTASLAALNPGSLFASPRKRNIVVGHTAITWSNKDVATAIADIGGEGFYGFETFGEVLERWEQQPGGLGAVLKAHSLPLISAYCALNLTDASARKEEIAKAVRWASIVKKYGGRVAVIGPNAVDRKTYDFSQHKSTIVDSLNEICQAVTDIGITAALHQHTGTCVESKDETYEILHSVNTKYVRFGPDIGQLTKGGSDATAVVRDFLPIIEHMHLKDWNGKDDHFAGYCPLGQGKVNVPAVLDLMAGRKLKGMIMVELDYDGKESFVPLKLVQESKHYLQSQGVHFRN; from the coding sequence ATGGAGTTAAACCGCCGCACGTTCTGCAAGTCAGCCGTGTTCACTGCCAGCCTTGCAGCACTTAACCCCGGTTCCCTCTTCGCATCACCTCGCAAGCGCAACATCGTTGTAGGACACACAGCAATCACGTGGTCCAACAAAGATGTCGCGACGGCAATCGCTGATATCGGTGGCGAGGGCTTTTACGGATTCGAAACATTCGGCGAGGTACTGGAACGTTGGGAGCAACAGCCAGGCGGTCTGGGCGCGGTACTTAAGGCGCATTCTCTCCCATTAATCTCTGCGTACTGCGCCCTGAACCTGACCGATGCTTCGGCAAGAAAAGAAGAGATTGCCAAGGCCGTACGCTGGGCAAGCATCGTTAAGAAATACGGCGGACGCGTTGCCGTCATCGGGCCCAATGCAGTGGATCGAAAGACGTATGACTTCTCTCAGCACAAGTCGACCATCGTGGATTCACTGAATGAAATCTGCCAGGCCGTAACCGACATCGGAATCACCGCCGCGCTGCATCAGCACACCGGAACCTGCGTGGAATCGAAGGACGAAACTTACGAAATTCTCCATTCCGTGAACACCAAATATGTTCGCTTCGGCCCCGACATTGGCCAACTCACAAAGGGTGGCTCCGACGCAACCGCAGTCGTTCGCGACTTCCTTCCCATCATCGAACACATGCACCTGAAGGATTGGAACGGCAAGGACGATCACTTCGCCGGTTACTGCCCGCTGGGACAGGGCAAGGTCAACGTACCAGCAGTGCTGGATCTAATGGCAGGCCGCAAGCTGAAGGGCATGATCATGGTGGAACTCGACTACGACGGCAAAGAGTCGTTCGTTCCCTTGAAGCTGGTGCAGGAAAGCAAGCACTACCTGCAGTCGCAAGGCGTTCACTTTCGAAACTAA